The following coding sequences are from one Novosphingobium sp. Gsoil 351 window:
- a CDS encoding fumarylacetoacetate hydrolase family protein: MKLASLPQGRDGRLVVVSDDLAWYAEAGHIVPTLQGLLDDWERLAPEVGSLAIELAHEAIPRLRFHEREAAAPLPRAFQWVDGSAYVNHVELVRQARGAQLPESFWTDPLMYQGGSDDLRGARDPITLADEAWGCDCEAEIVVVTGDVPQGVTPEAALDHIRLVGLVNDVSLRNLIPGELAKGFGFVQAKPASHFSPVFVTPAALGEAWRDGKLHLPLHVDINGQAFGRAEAGEECTFDFGVLIAHLAKTRRIGAGTLIGSGTVSNRDPDGSPGRPVAEGGRGYSCIAEQRMVETIRTGAPATPFLKYGDVVRIEARDFRGKSVFGAIEGEVVRG; this comes from the coding sequence ATGAAGCTCGCCTCTCTTCCCCAGGGCCGCGACGGGCGCCTGGTCGTGGTTTCCGACGACCTCGCCTGGTATGCCGAGGCTGGCCATATCGTGCCGACCCTGCAGGGCCTGCTCGATGATTGGGAGCGGCTCGCGCCCGAAGTCGGTTCGCTCGCCATCGAGCTGGCCCACGAGGCGATCCCCAGGCTGCGGTTTCACGAGCGCGAGGCCGCCGCCCCCCTTCCCCGTGCCTTTCAGTGGGTGGATGGCTCGGCTTACGTCAACCATGTCGAACTCGTCCGTCAGGCGCGCGGAGCGCAGCTGCCGGAGAGCTTCTGGACCGATCCGCTGATGTACCAGGGCGGGAGCGACGACTTGCGAGGCGCGCGCGATCCGATCACGCTGGCCGACGAGGCCTGGGGCTGCGATTGCGAGGCGGAGATCGTGGTGGTCACCGGCGACGTGCCGCAAGGCGTTACCCCCGAAGCGGCGCTCGACCACATCCGCCTGGTCGGGCTGGTCAACGACGTCAGCTTGCGCAACTTGATCCCGGGCGAACTGGCGAAAGGCTTCGGTTTCGTCCAGGCCAAGCCGGCGAGCCACTTCTCGCCGGTGTTCGTCACCCCCGCGGCGCTGGGCGAGGCATGGCGAGACGGCAAGCTTCACCTCCCGCTTCATGTCGATATCAACGGACAAGCCTTCGGCCGGGCCGAGGCTGGCGAGGAGTGCACTTTCGATTTCGGCGTGCTGATCGCGCATCTGGCCAAGACCCGGCGGATCGGGGCAGGCACGCTGATCGGATCGGGAACGGTCTCGAACCGCGACCCCGACGGCTCGCCGGGACGTCCGGTCGCCGAAGGCGGACGCGGCTATTCGTGCATCGCCGAGCAGCGCATGGTCGAGACGATCCGCACCGGCGCGCCCGCCACCCCGTTCCTCAAGTATGGCGACGTCGTCCGCATCGAAGCGCGCGACTTCCGCGGAAAAAGCGTGTTCGGCGCGATCGAGGGC
- a CDS encoding MarR family winged helix-turn-helix transcriptional regulator, producing the protein MPANSTRLADFMPYRLSVTTNIVSDLIAGRYRSRFGLKIPEWRVMAVLGDAGALTQRALVGATRMDKVAVNRACKVLEERGLAARSPNAHDGRSHHLELTPAGRDMFEQIMPMALDMETRLFACLTARETDLLKATLGKLDRQATAMLGETG; encoded by the coding sequence ATGCCCGCGAACAGCACCCGCCTGGCCGATTTCATGCCCTATCGCCTGTCGGTGACGACCAACATCGTCAGCGACCTGATCGCGGGGCGCTATCGCTCGCGTTTCGGCCTGAAGATTCCCGAGTGGCGGGTGATGGCAGTGCTCGGCGACGCGGGGGCGCTGACCCAGCGCGCGCTGGTCGGCGCGACGCGGATGGACAAGGTCGCGGTCAACCGCGCGTGCAAGGTGCTGGAGGAACGCGGGCTCGCCGCGCGCAGCCCCAACGCGCACGACGGCCGCTCGCACCACCTCGAACTCACCCCAGCCGGGCGCGACATGTTCGAACAGATCATGCCGATGGCGCTCGACATGGAGACCCGGCTGTTCGCCTGCCTGACGGCGCGCGAGACGGACCTGCTCAAGGCCACGCTGGGCAAGCTCGACCGGCAGGCCACCGCCATGCTCGGGGAAACCGGATGA
- the maiA gene encoding maleylacetoacetate isomerase — protein MGEAVLHDYWRSSAAYRVRIVLNLKGILWRGLPLDMIGGEHKHDDYTALNPQGLVPTLEIDGHVLTQSLAIIDYLDATHKTPAMVSADPARRARTLAQALIVAADIHPVNNMRILNALRSDFGASEEQVRLWVQRWIAEGFAALERMAPEAGLFGGDMPDLADVCLVPQMYNARRFELDLTPYPRLVRIDAAARALDPVARAAPEAVRAG, from the coding sequence ATGGGCGAGGCGGTGCTGCACGACTACTGGCGCTCGTCCGCCGCGTACCGGGTGCGGATCGTCCTCAACCTGAAGGGCATACTCTGGCGCGGCCTTCCGCTGGACATGATCGGCGGCGAACACAAGCACGACGACTACACCGCTCTCAATCCGCAGGGCCTGGTCCCCACGCTGGAGATCGACGGGCACGTCCTCACCCAGAGCCTCGCGATCATCGACTATCTCGACGCGACGCATAAGACCCCGGCGATGGTCTCCGCCGACCCGGCGCGGCGGGCGCGCACCCTGGCCCAGGCCTTGATCGTTGCCGCCGACATCCACCCGGTGAACAACATGCGCATCCTCAACGCCTTGCGCAGCGATTTCGGCGCGAGCGAGGAGCAAGTCCGCCTGTGGGTCCAGCGCTGGATCGCCGAAGGGTTCGCCGCGCTGGAACGGATGGCGCCGGAAGCGGGGCTGTTCGGTGGCGACATGCCCGACCTGGCAGATGTTTGCCTGGTCCCGCAGATGTACAACGCGCGCCGGTTCGAACTCGATCTCACGCCTTACCCCCGGCTGGTGCGGATCGATGCCGCGGCGCGCGCGCTCGATCCCGTCGCCCGCGCCGCGCCCGAGGCGGTGCGCGCCGGCTAG
- a CDS encoding TetR family transcriptional regulator, which yields MSEVLPLQADSPGARALLLETASAIMREGDIVDISLSELSLRSGLNSALVKYYFGNKAGLMKALLDRDMAAITHSVDALLRKDMDPEAKLSLHLGKMVDTYYATPYLNRLLMRLVRDSDPEEARRIAETYLTPLQDAYDRLISEGVRAKVFRPIDPQLFYFSATGAADRFFSARLVLRHCFDQDTLTAELRDRYKAHIIDLIMAGIRA from the coding sequence ATGAGCGAGGTGCTTCCTCTTCAGGCCGACAGCCCCGGGGCGCGGGCGCTGCTGCTCGAAACCGCCAGCGCGATCATGCGCGAGGGCGACATCGTCGACATCTCGTTGTCCGAACTCAGCTTGCGCTCCGGCCTCAATTCAGCGCTCGTGAAATACTACTTCGGCAACAAGGCCGGGCTGATGAAGGCGCTGCTCGATCGCGACATGGCCGCGATCACTCACAGCGTCGATGCCCTGTTGCGCAAGGACATGGACCCGGAGGCCAAGCTGAGCCTGCATCTGGGCAAGATGGTCGATACCTATTACGCGACGCCCTATCTCAACCGCCTCCTGATGCGGCTGGTGCGCGACAGCGATCCCGAAGAGGCGAGGCGGATCGCCGAGACCTATCTCACCCCGCTCCAGGACGCCTACGACCGGCTGATCAGCGAAGGGGTGCGCGCCAAGGTCTTCCGCCCGATCGATCCGCAGCTGTTCTATTTCAGCGCCACCGGCGCCGCCGACCGCTTTTTCTCCGCACGCCTGGTGCTGCGCCACTGCTTCGATCAGGACACCCTGACCGCGGAACTGCGCGATCGCTACAAGGCGCACATCATCGACCTGATCATGGCGGGCATCAGGGCCTGA
- a CDS encoding crotonase/enoyl-CoA hydratase family protein, whose protein sequence is MSDFTQILYEVADGIATITLHRPDKMNAFTRTMMAELIAAFDRSDADDAVRAVIVTGHGERAFCAGADLTPEGGGQVFSAPGQEADLGSEEVRDGGGRLTLRIYESKKPVIAACNGAAVGIGVTMQLAMDIRLASDNARYGFVFARRGIVPEAASSWFLPRLVGIQQALEWCYTARIFGAQEALDGGLVRSVHPQAELMDAARAIAREIADNTSAVSVAMTRAMLWRNAAQDHPMAAHRVDSRAIYRLSKSADAAEGVQSFLAKRPPAFPGKVSSDMPDFYPWWDEAKYE, encoded by the coding sequence ATGAGCGACTTCACTCAGATCCTGTACGAAGTCGCCGACGGCATCGCCACGATCACCCTGCACCGCCCGGACAAGATGAACGCCTTCACCCGGACGATGATGGCCGAGCTCATCGCCGCGTTCGACCGCAGCGATGCCGACGACGCGGTGCGCGCGGTGATCGTCACCGGACACGGCGAGCGGGCGTTCTGCGCCGGGGCCGACCTGACTCCTGAAGGCGGCGGACAGGTGTTTTCCGCGCCCGGCCAGGAAGCCGACCTGGGAAGCGAGGAGGTGCGCGATGGCGGCGGGCGGCTGACGCTGCGCATCTACGAATCGAAGAAGCCGGTGATCGCCGCGTGCAACGGCGCCGCGGTGGGCATCGGGGTGACCATGCAGCTCGCGATGGACATCCGCCTCGCTTCGGACAACGCCCGCTACGGCTTCGTCTTCGCCCGCCGCGGGATCGTGCCCGAAGCGGCCTCGAGCTGGTTCCTGCCGCGCCTGGTGGGCATCCAGCAGGCGCTCGAATGGTGCTACACCGCGCGCATCTTCGGCGCGCAGGAAGCCCTCGACGGCGGGCTCGTCCGCTCCGTTCACCCCCAGGCCGAACTGATGGACGCGGCCCGCGCCATCGCCCGCGAGATCGCCGACAACACCAGCGCGGTTTCGGTCGCGATGACCCGCGCGATGTTGTGGCGCAATGCGGCCCAGGATCACCCGATGGCCGCGCACCGGGTGGATAGCCGCGCGATCTATCGCCTGTCGAAAAGCGCCGACGCCGCGGAAGGTGTGCAAAGCTTCCTCGCCAAGCGGCCTCCCGCCTTCCCCGGCAAGGTCAGCAGCGATATGCCTGACTTCTATCCGTGGTGGGACGAAGCGAAATACGAATGA
- a CDS encoding SDR family NAD(P)-dependent oxidoreductase codes for MKLDSTVAAVVTGGASGLGAATARALAAKGVKVAIFDLQEEKGLAVAAEIGGVFCEVNVTSDESVDAGFAKARAAHGQERILVNCAGTGNAIKTASRSKTDGSIKHFPLDAFNWLIQINLVGTFRCIAKSAAGMLTLEPLEDGERGAIVNTASVAAEDGQMGQAAYSASKGGVVGMTLPIARDLMSEGIRVNTILPGIFETPLMQGAPQNVKDALAASVPFPKRLGIPSEYAQLALTMIECGYFNGEDVRLDGAIRMAPR; via the coding sequence ATGAAACTCGACAGCACCGTAGCCGCCGTAGTCACTGGCGGCGCCTCGGGCCTCGGCGCCGCGACCGCGCGCGCGCTCGCCGCCAAGGGGGTCAAGGTCGCGATCTTCGATCTGCAGGAGGAAAAGGGCCTGGCCGTCGCCGCCGAGATCGGCGGCGTGTTCTGCGAGGTCAACGTGACTTCCGACGAAAGCGTCGACGCCGGGTTCGCCAAGGCCCGCGCCGCCCACGGGCAGGAGCGCATCCTGGTCAACTGCGCGGGCACCGGCAACGCGATCAAGACCGCCAGCCGGTCCAAGACCGATGGCAGCATCAAGCACTTCCCGCTCGACGCGTTCAACTGGCTGATCCAGATCAACCTGGTCGGCACCTTCCGCTGCATCGCCAAGTCGGCGGCGGGGATGCTGACGCTCGAGCCGCTGGAAGACGGCGAGCGCGGGGCGATCGTCAACACCGCCAGCGTCGCGGCCGAGGACGGCCAGATGGGCCAGGCCGCCTATTCGGCATCGAAGGGCGGCGTCGTCGGCATGACCCTGCCGATCGCGCGCGACCTGATGAGCGAGGGCATTCGCGTCAACACCATCTTGCCGGGCATCTTCGAGACCCCGCTGATGCAGGGCGCGCCGCAGAACGTGAAGGACGCGCTGGCGGCGTCGGTGCCCTTCCCCAAGCGCCTGGGCATCCCCTCGGAATACGCCCAGCTCGCGCTGACGATGATCGAGTGCGGCTATTTCAACGGCGAGGACGTCCGGCTCGACGGCGCGATCCGGATGGCCCCGCGCTGA